A region of the Leishmania major strain Friedlin complete genome, chromosome 19 genome:
CGGCCCCGACGCTGATGACGGCGAATACCACGTTGTACTTGGAGGAGGCCGTGCAGTGGCTGCTCAAAACCGAGAAGGAGGGGAGCTGCCTTATCAGCGATAGCGCTGCGATGGAGGCGACTCTGGTCTCGTACGCCGAAAACGTGGATGCTGTTGCGCGCATCATGGCCGCCGGTGACGCAGACTTTGCTCACCCGGCCGCCTTTCGGCGCTACTGGTTGCCGCTCATTCAGCAATGCGTCGATGAGTTTGACAAGGCGGACCGCGACGTGGCTGGTGCGACCGCTGCGCAGGGCCGGTCGCCGCTCTCGGCGATCGTACTTGTGGCACCCAACAACCACTACGTCCACGTCATCGCCAATGCTGTGCGGGAGGCGCAGCGAACGTCAACAGAGGGtgatgcagcggcgtggcgggtGTGCACCGCCCTCGCTGAGGATTCACCGTTTTCGTCGTTCCTGACggtcgcgcagcgcacggccGTGCGAGACACCTGTCAGCGCTGGATCATTGTCGCGACGAGCGAACTTAGTCAGTCGGTGCTGCCCTCCGGGTTGGATGTCGGGCTCGTCGTCGACTGTGCGCGCAACGGCTACACGACGGTGGACACAACAACCATGGCGGACACCGTGGTCATCGAGTACAGCACGATTGCACagctgcgccatcgccgcaaGCTAGCCAaggtgacggcgacggcgtcccctgctgctggcggcgacggcagcacgccTGCTTCGCCCGTGGTGATTCAGTTGATCCCTAAGTCTATCCTGCACGgagcgcaccaccgccgccttaGTGCGGACCCCGCCCAACACATCATTTTTCGCCTCCCCTTCAGCCGCTACGTGCAGGTGTATCAGGTGTTGCAGGCACGggaagaggcggcgctgtcgcagcgcgcggccttctcgctctccgctgccggGAGCGCCAACTCGAGCAGTGCGGTTGGTGGTGGACCCTCGATAGCCAGCAAGGTGTCCACCGTCCTTGCGTCTCAGCTCATTGGCGTGCCTGCTGCGACGGCAACGCGGtacgaggcggtgcggcgcatcATGGCTTCGGTGGAGTCGTACCTGCGCGCCGCCGGGCACCTCGCCCTCGACAACACCGCTGGCTCCCCGGCGATGGGCCAACTCGTGCTGCAGCCGATGGCCGTGCTTTCCCTGTGTCTGCCTGTGCCTCTGCAGGTGGGGCGACTCCTCATTGTTGGCAGCCTGCTTCGCTCTTCTCTGGCGGTCGTCACGGCGGTGGGGGCgttgtggtgctgcagcgatctgctgtcgctgcgggGTGCAGGAGCTGTGCGCGTGGCGGACGCGTCGGATGCGGCACGCGAAgctgcggaggagcaggcggcgctcttgACAGAGGCACGGCTATTCTTTTCGCGCGACTCGCTCAGCGATGTCGTCAGCGCCCTCCACGTGTATCAGATGTGGTGCTCCACGAAGGCCAAAccagaggcggagcgcgaTTTCTTGGCGGAGTGCGGCGTCGCAGGCGAGGTTCTGCAGGCAGTCTTCGACACCCAGGTGCAGCTCTGCATGCTCATGCGAACCTatgggctgctgctgcaaccCGGCGAAAGAGGCGAGAGCCgtcgcgccggcgctggggAGTCGGAGGCAGAGAGGGCTCTACGGGTGTGCGTGGAAtcggtgcagcagagcacgTCCGAGAGCGTGGAGCAGGTGTCGAGTGCGCTTGGTCGTGCGATGGCGGCCCTGTTGCCGGAGGTGGCCACGAGTCGCGccctgcacgcgtgcgtcacGGCTGCGCTGTACCCGAGCTGTGTGGTGCCGACGGGCGAGGAGGGGATCAGTCTCGTTTATGATGGCGTTTCCACCTCTAgtagtggcggcgccggtggtggcggtgagtCCTCGGGTAGCGGCTCTCCGGCAGCTGGTGCAGGTCGCCGTGTGGCGAGTTTCAGCAGCGACTGCGTTCTCGCTGATGCGGTGCAGTGCGCCAAGGCGGCCGGTAGGCCatttctctttctcgccaAGTCGATTGCCGACGTGGCGAcgcgcgaggcagccgtCATTGGCGCGTCGTCTACCGTAGCCGCCACCGTTGTGGAGCAGGTAGACCCCTTGcatgaggcggcggcggtggtctTCTGTGGCCACTGCCACGAGCGCCCGCGCAAAGCCCCGACCCGTTGCCGCGGGTGGTCGTCGGTGCTGACGAGTCGGTGGCGCGAAActcgacgcgcgcgcgcgttgccgccggtttcacagctgccgccgacgtGCATCTCCGTGCAGTCGTATGACACAGTGCACTGCAACCACGTTGTCTGCACCATGGACCAGAACCTTTCCCTCACAATGCGGTCAACGACAGCGAagtggctgcagcagctccgcacCCACGTCGGCGCCTATCTCGCCGCATTGGCGTGTGGGGTCGCCACGTCTAACAGTAACGGGTCACTGAAGGAGGCGTCGTCCACGTTGGCTGCTGAGCTGGCGGAAGCGTGGGAGTGGTGGGAGCGTCGTCATGAGCAGGGCCGCGATtggctgcgcgaggagcggGTGGTCGTGgcacatcagcagcagcaaatggaggcggcggcggcggctggctacgacgagcaggagcaggcggcgtcggcagccaaggtcgcggcgctgcggcagcgtctcTTCGGCTACTACGAGTGGAAGATTCGACCCGGCACCCcggccgccgttgtcgttcCATCGAATGCGGAGCGGCAGGCGTTTGCCAagagcgcagccgcggcagccgcggcggctaCGAAGGGGAGTGGCGAGGTCGACAATGGTGACgtaggcgccgctgcagaggacgacgacgccaccGCGGAGGGCGCTGGTGGGATGCAGGCCACGTACTCGGGCAAGGTACCGCCGGCTGACATTGACCACATCTTCCGTCTCTGCGTCAAAAGCGTGGCCGCCAAGGGCACGCGCGAggccgaggcgcagctgcttcgcgACAACCCAGACATGTTCGGTTTCCTCAACCCCGAAGACGAGTTCCATGAGTACTACCTGTACTTGCTGCGGCAAGCGGCGCCGGACATGGAGGTGCTCGGCGACAACCTGGAGGAGCTCATCGCCTTCCTTGAAGACCTTGAAgcagagctgcgcgaggagctggGGCTGCCGCACCCAAACGCGGCGGTACAGGAGGACGCCGGGGGAGTACCGGGCAGGCATGGGAacggcgaagacggcgccTACGGCGCCAGTGCAGCCGGCATTTGGGGCGGCGACGGGAGTGGTGATGCGAATGGGCAGTGGAGCTCCGGCCCGTTTGGCGGCGGCTACGCAGTGCACGACGTTCCAGTCGGTGAGGGTGACGTGGACGGCTACGGTGatggcgacagcggtgggTTGCAGCTCGAGTCTGCCGCGATCAACCTCAAAAAGAGCGCTGGCCCAACATTGGCAGAGAAGATCGAGGAGGCAAAGCGAGCGCAAGCGAACGCGGCCTCTACTACGGGCAAGTCGGCCGCTGTGGCACCTTCTGTGATGATCGGCACccctgcagcgccggtgcAAATGAGCGTGCccgcggtgccgtcgccagcGAGCGGCAATACACCATTTGTGTCTACCAACGCAGGTGAGACGCTCGCCGACAAGCTGCGGGCAATGCAGATGGCCGCCATGGGCGGATCTGCAGGCAATGCCAGCGAtctcgcgccgctgcagttTTCGGCGCATCCGAGCGCCGATCCGACGAGCGTGCTGCCCGAGCCTGCGGCACCGTGTGGcgtgctgccaccgccacctaCGGCAGCCGACTTGCTCGCCGTCATcaacggcggcgacagcgcggaTGTGGCGCCGCCACAGGCGTCCCTGGACCTCGACTTTCAGCAAGCTCCGCCAACCGCGGAGGAGCTCCTGGACTTGCTGGGGCCGGCGCTCCCCACTGCGGCACCCGATGGCCCCTTCCCAGCTGGCAGCAGTCTCGGTGGCACCCGGGGTAGTGCGCCACTGCCCtctgcggcgatggcggcgatgatgaTGGGGATGCCAGCCACACCTCTGCatcggccgccgccggccaTCCCTGCCAAAGCAGTCGAGGAGCGTCCGCCGTCCGTGCTGGTGTACCCGGTGCCGGACATACGGAAGTATGGGAacgtgcgcctgctgctaGCCAAGAGCCTCAGCGAGTCGCTCAACATGCGCGTTGGTCCGACCACGATCGTCGGTCACGTGGCACGCATTGATGTCCCCAACCGCAACGTggaggcgcgtgcgctggcgctgaaGAAATTCACATGCGGTGACACCAAGGTCACGGTGCACCTGTTCAAGAACGACCGCATCATAGACGACCCAgagcgcgaggagcgcgagcgccgcaagcgacgcgaggagctgcggcagcaagAAGCGGAGCTGCACctggagcggcgccgtcgcaccggggccgctgcaggtggcgACACGCCGGCCCGTGCTAAGGCTTCTCGGCGCGCCGGTAACGTTGGCGCCGCCCTCACCGGAAGCGCAGGCATCGACCCGACGAGCCCAGACGCTTTCAACGACCCGAGCGCGTACaccgctgatgctgctgtgCTGTCAACGAAGATCGGCGTGGGGAAGGCAGCGCCAATGCGGATCGGCGTCCTCTCCTCGTCGGAGGATGACGATGatgcgagcagcagcgccgattcgtcgtcgtcttcctcttcAGAGTAGCCGACTCCGTGACAAGACGCGTTGCATGCACCACTGAAGTGCGGAGCGGGGTGACCGATGCGTGGTTGAGAAGGCAGATACCGATGGTGTGCCGCATCGAACTGAAGTTGGcgagcagagaggaggaaaaagCACGActggaagggggagagatgACCTTCACGTCTCGCatggcgtgcgcgcgtgcgtgtgtgtgtgtgtgtataaTTGTGGGGTATAACTTAAGCACGTCCATTCATAGACGCATGTCCAACCGAAGCCGGCAGTGCGTAAGGTGAGGttgcgagtgcgtgtgcatggaCCTTCGCCCGACATCCGGGCTCAGGGAAAACGAAGAACggaggacagcgacggcCGGTGTTGGGCTGATATGCGACGCAcgcacctacacacacaaacacaaacaagACAAAACCGCTCacgagacacgcacacacagtgTGAGAAGAGCGGGACGAGTGGCCCACGTGCTGGTGCAAACGGCGGCGCTCATGTCTTGAAGTGTGGAAGAGGGAACCGTTACAAGGGAATGTGTGCATGCCGGCACATGTGTTAGACGACCCGGGAAAGGAGGGCAGAGGCTGCCACGGAggacagggagggagggggggaggcagtCGTGCATGGACGCGCCATCCATCTTGACGTTCAACCTGTCGTGTTCGGATAGATAGCAGTCGTGCTCGCCTTTGCTGTGTAGGCTTTTCATGCCGATCATCTGCGCTTCCCATCTGGGTCGCTGCCCCGATTCGTGTCTCCTCCTTCGACCTAGCTACCAAATCTTTAGccgcttccccccccctcctccctccctccctccctccctccctccccgctACTGCCCATCTGTTTCGCCGCTTCTTCGTGGGTGGCCCACACTCATTGCTTATTGGAACACACACCCTTCCCCACCCTCCCTTCTTGCAGCGATAGCCACCACCAGAAGCAGTGCTCGCTAGGTCCGGTGCTGGGGTGTGGCTGTGTCTCCACATAGCTTCATATTGGTATTCTCCTTCCTTGCAGCCTTCggcgcggcgtgctgctgcgagcaCCGACTCGACAAACAACCATTCAGGTATTTAGTACCCACCTCCATGTCGAAGTCGCGGCGGGACGTCAACAAGGTGCAGATCGGCTACCACCGTGCCGAGAACACCGAGACGGTGAGTTCGCCGCATACGTATGCCTACAGCAGTGGTAAGAGCGCTCCATCCACCACCAAGCCGGATAGGCCGACGGTGTCGAATATCCGCATCGCGTCTGCCGTCGCCGGGCTGCCGCCGTCCCGCTTTGCAGCGAACGCGTCGGTGAAGCGGGAGAAGAACGACGAGGAGTCGGAGAGCCCTACCGCCGCAGCAAGCAGCGTGTCATCGTCGCTGTTGCATGGCGCGGCGAGCGAGGCGCGGACAACCGTGGACGGGTTCCCGTGGTCGACGCGGCGGGTGGAGCGGATGTCGTTCGAGATGCAGAACGTGAGTCCTCCCATTGCGAACCTGCTCCGCCGTGTACTGACGACCGAGGTGCCAACGCTGGCATTCGACCGCGTTTTGATCGAAGAAAACGATAGCCCAGTGCTGGACGAGCTACTGTcgcaccgcctcggcctcgtgcCGGTGGCGGGTCCGGTAATGAAGATGCACTACATCACGGAGAGCAACCAGGCAAGTTTTAGCAACCTGGACCCGAgccgcgtgctgctgtttGAGCTGGACGCCACGGGCGCCAAGgatgcggcggtgacgccggTGTATAGCGGCCAGCTGCAgtgggtgccgctgccggggCAAGATAAGACGGCCGGCGCTGTGGCGGTCGCCTGCCAAGCGGGGCGCGAGGAgtgtgccggcgcagcaggggCGACGGATCACAGCGcagacgaggatgacgacgCGGTGTTCCTCGTGCATCCTGATATCCTGCTCACCAAGCTAGGCCCTGGCCAGCGTATCAAGCTCAAGGCGATCGCTGTGAAGGGCTTCGGTGCGGTGCACGCCAAGTGGAGCCCAGTGTCGGCGTGCTACTACGAGATGAAGACCTCCGTCGAGCTCTGTGAGCGGCTGACTGGCTCGGCGGCCGAGGCGCTCATCAAGTCCTGTCCCGCTGGTGTTTTCGGCTACGAAGGCGGCCAAAGgggtgcggcagcgactgTTGTAGCGCCGGAGAAGTGCACCCTTTGCCGCGAGTGCCTCCGCAGTGAAGACAAGGGTGCTGAGGCCGCCGCCAACAAGGGCGACCGAGTTCGTGTGCAGAAGGATAAGACACACGTCCTCTTTCACATCGAGAGCGTGGGCCAGCTGCATCCGGCACAGATTCTGCGCTTCGGCCTCCGTCTCTTCGCTGAGCGCTGCCGGGCACTCGCCGAGATGGTGCAGTCAACCGAGGTGCACGTGGTGGATGCTAGCGCCAAGTCGCTGGAGCTTTGAGGCCAAGAAGCGAGCACGAGGAGGGGTTCGGGCGGCAAAAGCGAGGCAGAGGAATGGCGAGAACGAGTGGCACACGCGCTGGGTTCGGCTTACCACCGCATccgtcgcccccccccctcccatcttcttcccccccccctcttctgTGTGTCCCCGTCGCGCCGTGGCAACGCTGCCTTCTGCGCCATGGAAACCCTGCCCATTGCTCTTTATAACGCGTAAGTGTCTTGTTTCTTGTTTCTTTCGGTCGGaatggaggagggggaagacgGGGATGTGTgtgaagtgtgtgtgtgtgtgtgtggtgtgtgtctgtgtgagAGCGAGCGGACATCTTTCTGCTCtcgccccccacccacccacccacccacacacacacacaccttcgcTCCGCTTCACCCGCCAAACCCCACTCGCGGTCGTcgtctcttccttctctccctctttgtTCCTCGCGTAAGGAatcacacgcacatgcgtgAAAGGAAGATACCAGGCAGAAAGGAagaccgccgccaccagcctCGTCGGCGCAACGCGTTCCTATGGGCTCTAACTGCACGGAGTCCACAAGAGCGCGCGTTTACCGAATCACTTCATGACATCTGTCGGGCTGCGCGTCGTGGAGTCCTTGGCGAAGGATGGTCGGCGCAGTACACAGCTCCAATGGGGAAGGGGTCCATTGGCTTCTTTGGGGTGCCATGAGGCACGCAGCAGGAGCGATAGAGAGGTGAGGCTGGAGAGACCGAGGAAACGCATCGATGTGTGGGCGTCTTCCCTATTTCGCATCTGCACCTGCTTCTGGCGCAACGTCGGCACTGTCAAGCAGGTCTGCGGCACACAAACGCACCCTCGGCACGCCCGTATGCCGAGTGTCACAGCCTCGTCCCACACGCGGTTTTCGATCCAGCACGTGGTCTTGACATGCGCTTCACAGTctgtctctgcctctccctccctcgtccTGCTCTTCATACGCTCCGTTGCATCCGCTCCCTGTAGACAGCAAGTGCACACACGCTAGTCCGCCATGACGAAGGGGAAAGGCCGCAACCCAGGCGCCAGCGGGCTGGACAAGCACCTCAAGCGCAAGACCCACCTAGAACGGTCGCAGCCGAAGTCGCGCCAGCATCTCGGCCAGCTCGAGAAGCACAAGGATCATGTTCTCCGTGCAAAGAAGCGCAAGGTTAAGGTGCGCCGTCTACAGGAAATcaagcgcgccgcagcgcagcgcaacCCAGATGAGTTCAACATTGGGATGACGAAGGCGGTGATGGACGTGGCGAACGGCCGCATGCGACAGCGCCGGGTTCGACTAGTGGAGTCTGACCGGAAGAAGGACATGCAAACGACGATTGAGCACAACCGGCGCAACGTGCAGTATCTCGAGTTCAAGGCCCAGGCCGACCAGCAGCGGGCGACCGAGCTGCTgaacgaggaggcggcagcagcgctgactTCGACTGCCCCGCAGAACAAGCACATCGTCTTTGTAAACTCCGAAGAGGAGTTCCGCAGCTTCAACCCCCTCAAGCACTTTGACGTGACGCCGGAGAtgatgcggcagcacccgGCGGTGCGCGGTCGCATCCGCGTCCTGGAGAAGACGGTGATGCCGGAGGAAATTCTCATGAGCGGCGGGCACCAGATAAAGTCCGCCGCACAGAAACGCAAGGAGCGGCGCGAGGTGCAGGAGAAgatgcgccgcagcggtgccgacgcCACCCCCGAGACACGGGCCGCTTTTGTGGAGCGCCTGCGGGCCAAGAAAGAGCTGAAGCAGTACCAGTTTACCGATCTACTGGAAGAGGTGAAgcgggagagcgaggcgacTGCCTCCTCATCCAAGGGCGCCCCAGGCGATGACGgcgagcaggaggaggcggcagcacagGACGAGGTCACACGGCTGCTTGAGTGGCGCCGTGAAcaggagcggcaggcggcgatagcgacggcgcggcacgTGCGCGAGGTCGGGCAGCGCATACAGCGAAGCAAGAGTCTCTCTGCCTTGGCGAAGAGCATCCGCAAGCAGTCGCAAGGCATCAAGCGGCAAATGGAGCAGAGGCGGGAGAGCCGCTTCAAGCCCGGTGCAACGCGGCGCGCACGGTAAGAAAAAGCCGCGTCCATGTATGTAAACAGCGGCATgcaggcgaggaggagagcgggcTTGTGTGGACGCATGCGCGATCGCCCGGCATCTTCTCCCTTGCTCGGAAGGCGTACGAGTAactggcggcggtgtgcttattatatatatatatatgtgtgtgtgtgtgtagaggTACTCGCTGGCCCTGCATGCGCGTATTCTCGCGCACCATCGAGTAATATATAAGCGATACATGTGACCGAGTCGGCGCCCTTGAAAGAAATGCgacggaggagaagagagagggaaaacaTAATTGAAAATAAACGAAGCGACTAGAGTTCTGCAGCGCGGACGGAATCCAAGGAGGCAGGACGTGCCGGAGGAAAGGGCAATCCGCTCTGCAGTGCTGCACCTCACGGCTGCAAGCCTCTCTTGCCACTCACTTTGCCGTGAGCCCCCTGATGAGAGAGAAGCAAGAAAACAAGAACGatcaacacgcacacacgagctGCGGCACTAGCGCCTACGGTTGCCTCCTCCGTGGCCGTCGTCGTCACGATGGCGCGCtctcagcagcgcctcttcgCAGTGGTATAAAGCAATAAGCGGGCTGACGACGGGTGTGCGAAAGCCGCCTATGCTCACCAACGGTGGattccctctctctctctctctctgtctgcaGCCCATGATAAAGGTCCCTCCGCATCCTactcttctctcgctctcctctcacGCGCCGCTGAAACCGGCCCCGGTCCTACAACGAGGGCGACGCAATACAAAGGCAAGCAGAAGAAAACCCAACCAATCATCTCAAGCAGACGCAACTCTCtgatcaccaccaccattaccaccgccacctctctccctctcaccaTCATCATTGTTACCCACTTGAGAAGGCAAAAATAGGCGGAAGGGCTCAGCATTTGCAtcgccacacgcacacgggtCCATCCGGCTGGGTTGCGACACGACAGACATCAGCGAGGTCTGGAGGAAGAAAAAGACTAGGCACTTCCTCcaagtttgtgtgtgtgtctgccaCCATagttctcttttctcttctcgactttgcctcccccccccctcccccccctcccccccccaatcCTCTTCTCATTTCACGATTATTGTCTTCGCCGTGTGACAGCTTCTCTCGTCGTCAGCCGCCTCTCCCATTGCTTGATCCTGCGGGTGTTTTCTCCCTATCCCTTCTGTTCAGTTTCCTCCGCATTTTATTTTCGTGTGCCTGACGCTCAGCCTGCCGTGGACTCTCGatcatttttttttgcttgttggGGGCCTCTCCTCTTTACTTGTTCACTCGTACGCGTCCACGCACAAGCGCGTTGCTGTGCGGCCCTGCTCcttgtgtgcgtctctctctctttctctccctctgggggaggggagtgggTTCCAGCGCCGCTACAGTACGCGTGCGCTTCAGCGTTTGCCCTATCAGACCGTTGAGCTTGCGGTTATTGTTGTCGTTCCTCGTTGTGGCAGTGGTCTGCTTTTGCCGCGGTGCTGACGATTGTGCTCTGCTGTCTTCCGCACCCACCCGtttcccgctgctgttgttgtccgtgcttgtgtgtgtgtgtgtgtgtgtgtgtgtgtgtgtcccaGCGCCTTTGTTTTTCTCGCATCGCCTTGCTCACGGACAGGCCGTTGCCATCGTGCTACACCTTGAAAGCTGAATGCCGAAAACATGAACAGATCTATGTCCGCCCGCTCGCTCCACGACAAAACGCCGCTTAGCGTTTCGTCGGCGCGGCGAACCGCTCGGCGACCAAGCTCTTTTTCGGCTCGCTCTGTGTCCTCATCGACATCCACCCACGCCACACCGATCCGCGACCGCCCCCCACCTGCGCAGAGCGAGCGTCGTCCTCGAAATGGCTGCACCACCAGCATGTCCGAGTACCCGATGCCGATAACGCAGACGCAGTCGAACGCCATGAAGGTGTACATCCGTGTGCGCCCCTTCAGTGAGCGTGAAATTGCGCAAAAGGTGGCGCCGCACAGCACCGTGCGCATCGACGCACAGAATCCCACGCAGCTCACGATCCTCGATCCATCTCGTGGCTTTCGTCCGCTCACCACGCACCCGTTTACGCGATGCTTCTGGTCCGTCTTTGAGAAGGGCAACGGGGATCTGCTGAACAAGGTGGACACGTACTTGACGGGTGGCATGAACTCcgctcgccgctctcgcgcGCAGTCGCTGGTGACGGGGCAGCCGGTGATGAATTCCGTCCGGCGCGGCACCCGCACAGGGCTCGACAGTGACGCAACCTCTTCCACCGGTGCGGCGTacgacggcgccggctcCGCGCCAGTGATGGTCGACGCCAATGTGAGCCACCCTCCGTACGCGGGGCAGGACCAAGTGTACATGCACGTCGGCAAGCCGATCGTGGGCAACACCCTCGACGGATACAACGGGTGCGTGTTCGCCTACGGGCAgacgggcagcggcaagacCTTCACGATGCTCGGCTACGCGCCGAGCACGAGCGACATTCGCGCTCGGAAAGGGTCCGTCCCCTGCGGGGTC
Encoded here:
- a CDS encoding putative DNA-directed RNA polymerase,alpha subunit, producing the protein MSKSRRDVNKVQIGYHRAENTETVSSPHTYAYSSGKSAPSTTKPDRPTVSNIRIASAVAGLPPSRFAANASVKREKNDEESESPTAAASSVSSSLLHGAASEARTTVDGFPWSTRRVERMSFEMQNVSPPIANLLRRVLTTEVPTLAFDRVLIEENDSPVLDELLSHRLGLVPVAGPVMKMHYITESNQASFSNLDPSRVLLFELDATGAKDAAVTPVYSGQLQWVPLPGQDKTAGAVAVACQAGREECAGAAGATDHSADEDDDAVFLVHPDILLTKLGPGQRIKLKAIAVKGFGAVHAKWSPVSACYYEMKTSVELCERLTGSAAEALIKSCPAGVFGYEGGQRGAAATVVAPEKCTLCRECLRSEDKGAEAAANKGDRVRVQKDKTHVLFHIESVGQLHPAQILRFGLRLFAERCRALAEMVQSTEVHVVDASAKSLEL
- a CDS encoding putative U3 snoRNA-associated protein UTP11 — encoded protein: MTKGKGRNPGASGLDKHLKRKTHLERSQPKSRQHLGQLEKHKDHVLRAKKRKVKVRRLQEIKRAAAQRNPDEFNIGMTKAVMDVANGRMRQRRVRLVESDRKKDMQTTIEHNRRNVQYLEFKAQADQQRATELLNEEAAAALTSTAPQNKHIVFVNSEEEFRSFNPLKHFDVTPEMMRQHPAVRGRIRVLEKTVMPEEILMSGGHQIKSAAQKRKERREVQEKMRRSGADATPETRAAFVERLRAKKELKQYQFTDLLEEVKRESEATASSSKGAPGDDGEQEEAAAQDEVTRLLEWRREQERQAAIATARHVREVGQRIQRSKSLSALAKSIRKQSQGIKRQMEQRRESRFKPGATRRAR